From the Aspergillus puulaauensis MK2 DNA, chromosome 1, nearly complete sequence genome, the window TCAGAAGAGGTCAGCTAGGCTATTACCAGATGCAGATTTCAGGATTTCAGATGGATATAAGCCTCTGGCAAAGTTCGAGGAGCCGAGGAGCCGTTGGATGCCAGGAAGGAGCAGAGGACAGCTGCACTCACTTACTCAAGGTGAATGACAGAGAATAGATTCCCAGTGGGCGAGCTTCGACGATCAGATGGCTCCATCGTTCATCCCCGCAGGATCCGCAGCGCTTGTGCTTTCAGCTTGAAGAATGTGATGGGGCTTTGACCGAGGAGATCAGCGGGCACCAATAATAACAGTGATGGACAGGATAAGACCTCAGAAGGTTGGCTGGCTTGGAGAGCGGTCCCGGTAAAGGAAGGAAAGTTGATCGGGAAGGACCGGTTATTTCATGGGGAAAAATTGTCTCGACTTGGAAACGTTGAAGCAACTAATACTTTGCAAACGAAGTCGACCTCAGCCCACACCTTTATTTCTATACATAGGATTATCAAAGCTTCGTGTCCTAACATTCAGTTCAGTATGCCTGAACTATAGTAGTATTCAGGGTATCCATATAAGCGTTCTATGTGTTGTCTTAGACCACATCGCCAAAGGCAGAAAAAGCATGCTACCGTGCAAAATCCCAAATATGCGCCAGGAACCAATATTGCCTCGTGGGAAATGCACCCTAGACACTAAGGTTCCATTTCCCAGGGGTTGTGTCGAGATTCCcattcctcatcttcaatgcTAATACTGTACATAATATACAACCAATGATGCACGACTGGTGCGTGGGTGGTGCGTCTGTGAGAGGGCGTAAATAAAGGCTGGTCGTCCGTCACTGTTATACCTGTCAATTCGTAAGCAAGTATTCAGCACAATAGGCAAATCAATGCAGCCGTACCTTCGCCGTTATTTCTCAAATTGAACTTTCCCCATCTATTTGCGATGGTTCTTGGAGGCCTGGCGCGTCGCAGCCTCCTGGTCTAGCTCTTCCTGCTTCAGAACCTCCTCACCATTGTCCGATGCCCAGATATCAAGGTAGTCCTTGCCGCCAAGTGCCCTTTCCGCGGTGAAAGTCTTGTTGTTCCTCTCGATATCGTGAGTGTATTTGCTCTTCGTGGGGGCCATAACTTTTGTTACGAACGGCGTAAGCTGCAGACAGCATTAGTCTTCATCCATCAGACGACTAAAAGCGCAAAACAGCGCAATGTAATTGAGAACCCACTTTGAAGTCCTTCAAATTCTCCGGAACAGCATACGTGCGGACTTTCTTCCAGTCAATCACGTACGATCCGTTCTTCGCAAAGTAACCCATCGACCCGGTCCGGTTTCCCTTGTAAAAGCCACCATTGACCTGTTTCGTAGTCAAGCGCAAGCGCGCCATCATCGGCTGTGAAGGTCGAACCATATTTATAATGTAGGAGGACGAAACAATTCCACAACCCCTTCTGGCTAGTCAGGCTATTCTCGTCGTTGGCtgggatgcggaggatgaAAGTCGAAGTCGGTTGGCGGTCGGCCGATCTGTCCGCCTTGCCAAGcaaattattttttttctgccgCATCGATAAGGAAAATTGTTGCACCACCACTGAGAAGCTCCTCAACGCATTAAACCTCGCTGAGGACTTTTTTCTGGGTGTTTTTTTCTGTAGCGTCTTCTTGATTTAAGGCGCACAATGCCTCGCAAACACACCCAACAGCGCGGTCCCCGAGACGACCAGGCAAAGAAACGGCCcgcccagaaccagaagcgAAAATCCGGAAAGATTCTAAATGCCCTTTCCATCGCAGAAGCTCAAAACCCGACGAGGGCTAAGATCCGTCGAAGCCGGCTAGCCGGGGATGATGACTACTTCAAGCGCAAGCGAAACACCGGCcgagatgacgaggagggctCAGATGGACCGGACAACAACAAGCGTCGCCGCatgggcgatggcgagggttCCGAGATAGACTCTAACGCTGGCAGTGATGGCGAAGGGCACCAATGGAAGATTGGTGTGGATAGTGATAATGATAGCGAGTTGGATAGTGATGAGGCGATGGGCTCAAGTGATGACGAGAGATTCGAAGGCTTCACTTTCCGGGGAAGCTCGACGTCCAACGCTAAGCCGAAAGCGAAAGCCCAGAAGCCGAAGCGAGAGCGGAAGCTCGATCTATCagaaggcgagggcgagTCTGATGCAGACGAAGATatggacgaggacgatgatgagcttgGAGAGGACGCCATCGACCTGGTCGCTGCGTGGGATATGAATgccgccgaagaggaggcgggAGCTAAGAAGGCTGCAAAATCCAAGAAACGCGATGAGAGTGAAGAATCCGAAGAGGATGCTTCTGAAAGCGAAGACGACAGCGATTCTGATGACGAAAAGGACAGTTCTGAATTAGAAATGTCCGACGACGAAGCTGGTGAAGATGGACTCTCAAAACTACAGAACTTTGTGGATTCTATGGATACGAGCGCTGCTTCTAAACCGCAAAAAAGAACCAAGAGCGGCCAGGAAAATCTGAACCCGACGGAGTTTGGACTGGCACCCTCACGAAAACTTACAGTTGCCGACCTCCTTCCATCCGTTACTGATGCGCGCCTCAAGAACTCACTCAAACATGTCGACTCTGCCGTTTCCTCTCAAAAGACCTCTTCGGGAATCCCTGGAAAACTCGAAGCGCCTCTCGCCAAGAGGCAACAGGGCCGCATTGACCGAGAAGCGGCATATGAGAAGAGCAAAGAGACTCTCGGCCGATGGATCGAGACAGTCAAGGCGAACCGTCGGGCTGAACATCTCATGTTTCCTCTGCCCGATCCGGATGCCCAGATGACGGAGAGCTTGAATATAATTCAGCCGCAAACTGGCCTTGAAAACACAATTAAGGATATTCTCGTTGAGAGTGGTCTCGCTGATGCGCAAGGAAAGTCTGCCGAGGATCAAGTGCAGGAGTTCGAAGAGCTACAAGCGCGCAAACTACCTATCGAAGAAATTCGAGCTCGACGAGCCGAGCTGCGCAAGCACCGCGACCTCATGTTCCGGGAGGAGGTTAGAGCTAAGCGGATTAAGAAAATCAAGAGCAAGTCTTTCCGCCGAGTTCATCGAAAGGAGCAAGAGAGAATGGAGGACAAGGAGCGGCAAGCTCTCCTCGATGCTGGGGTAGATCTAGAGGAACAGGACCGGGAGAAGAATGAACGACTCAGAGCCGAGGCAAGAATGGGCAACAAGCACAAGGAGAGCAAATGGGCAAAGAGTCTGAAGCAGACTGGCAGAACCGCTTGGGATGAAGACGCCCGACACAGTGCTCTTGAGCTAGCACAGCGGGAAGAAGAGTTACGACAGCGCATCGAAGGAAAACGCGTGTCCAGAGGTGGTGAAGACTACCTTGGGTCGAGCTCTGAATCCGACTCCGAAGACGAAAACCCTTGGGAAGAGCAAAACTCCGACACagagaagcgcaagctcCTCAAGAAACTCAACAAGCTCGAAGACGGCGGTGCCGCTAATGAGGAGGCCAAGGGACCGCATGCCAAATTATTGTCTATGAAGTTCATGCAGAACGCAGAGGCTGCCCGCAAGGCGCAAAACGACGCCGAAGTCCGCCACTTAAACCGCGAACTACAAGGTGAGGACTCTCAGTCCGAGGCTGAATCCGAAGAAGGCCGACGCAAGTTTGGCGTCTCCGACAAGAAGGCCGAAAAGGACAAGGGCAAGAAACAGAGCAACCGCAATGAGTTCGAGGAAGCGCCAGGATCAGACGAAGAGCCAGAACATGATGCTGAACGGGAAACCGAGCCCAAAGCCAAGGGCGCCTCGAGTACCAAGGCTAAAACAACAGCCAAAGCTACCGACAAGCCACGCGCTCCTCCccaggctgaggctgcgCCTCAGGACGAGtctgacgacgaagaggacaaTCCTTGGCTCATGGCATCATCAGGAAACAAACGCCGCTCAAAAACAAACGACGCCCAGCAAACCGTCGACATCATCCCCGACAGTACAGCCCCGGCGAAATCCAACTCTAAaaagcctgctgctgctgcaaagACCAAGGCGCCGGCACGCCAGAACAATGCGCAGGAAGAAGCCGACAGCGAGGACGAAGTCCCCGTGCTTCTCAAAAACCACGATCTCGTGAAGCGAGCATTCGCCGGAGACGAGGTAGTCCAAGAGTTCGAACAAGAGAAGCTTGACACCGTCGAAGACGAAGGCGACAAGGTAATCGACGAAACCCTTCCCGGCTGGGGCAGCTGGACCGGCGACGGGGTGAGCAGGAAGGAAAAGCAGAGGCAGAAGCGCATCTTAACCAAGGTCGAGGGAATCAAGCCCGAAAAGCGGAAGGACGCCAAACTCTCGCGcgtcatcatcaacgagaAGCGCATCAAGAAGGTAAAGAATCAGTCAACCCTTTTGTTCGAGTTCACCGTATCGTTATCATAAACTAACGCATTTATTCCCTATAGAATAACAAGTACCTGGCCAATCAACTCCCTCACCCCTTCGAGTCGAAACAGCAGTACGAGCGATCTCTCCGTATCCCTATCGGTCCGGAATGGTCTACAAAGGAGACTTTCCAGTCGTCCACCAAGCCTCGCGTTATGGTCAAGCAGGGTGTCATCAAGCCTATGGAGAAGCCGATGGCTTAGTTTTGTTCTActtgttggttgttggttggcATGTGTGTACTGTATCCCGGGGAAAGGATGCACCGTGGATCTATAAAATTTTTGCATCAACGATACCATTCATCGTTCGTCAGAGTATATAGGgattgaaaaaaaaatacacACTTAGATACCCATCTTGCATCACATCTATAGACAATATTCAGCCGTAAAGTGAGTTGTCCACTCGGCAAATGACTCCAACTCCACCTCCTTTCTATTTTCTACTTTCTACTATGTATTCTTGGCTTCTACCTCCCCACACCGCTCCTCCAGCACCCAGCAGTTAGCCTTACCAAAAGCCGACCCCCGTCTCGGCCTCTCGGGTTGCCATGGACCGCTCCTCAAGTTCCCCACTCCCACGGCTCATGGCCGAAAACCCTAACTTCGGCTAAGCTGCTACTCGGGTTAAAGTTTCAGCAGCAGGCCgactgcagctccagctccagcctgGTAGCAGATCACTGTATTCTGTTAGTCAAAGTCCGAAATTACGTGGTTCGGATCCACGTTTCTACTGTATGTAGATATGTCGTGTGATCGGTCTCATTCGAGGCGCTAGAGTAAGATGCTTATGCCAAGCTTCTTGTGCGTGCCTGCTTCCTCTCTCCATTCTCTTGGCACTGGCTTGTGTGAGTTTATTCGATATATTGGTGtaaaaaataatagcttCCGTGGTACAGCTATGGAAgtgaaagaagaaaacggGATTTATTCAGAACTCGCAGGTTCTCATAAGCTAGGGAAAGTCAtgtcatatatatatatctaacCCTATTCTCTGTTTGACCGTAAATTTCGTTCTCAGTTTGATCGTCATCTTTCACGCAAATTGAGGCCTGGACAGAAACCAGACGGACGATCTTCCGGGGAGCACAAAAAACAAAGAGTGTCATATGTCCCACACAACCCAACGTAACTGTGGGTAATCTAAGTAAGATATCTGAATCCCTTGTGCATCCGGAGACTCTCATCCGCATCCTcaccaaccaccacatcGGCAACGGGGCGGCCAGCACTAACATCCGCAACCTCCGCCTCGGCAAGCTTCTTGTTCAGACTCTCCAAGACAAGCTTGAACACGAAGCACCCGATTATCGTGAATCCGAACATGGCAGTGACGATGCCGTAGCTCTTGCGGTATCCGTTGTCCGTAAGGTCCCAGACGTAGGAGCCTGCGACGTTGCCGAGCTGGGAGAAGGCGTTGACGAGGGCGATTGCGACGGCACGCTTGGCTGGTGGACGCGGGAAGGATGTACTGATCCAGGAgtagaagacgatgaagctaGGAAGTGTTAGTGGGTTGTTTTAGTTTGGTTAGGTTGGTAATGGCTTACCCAGCGTAGGAGGcggcttggaggaagagagcaaCGTAACGGGCTGCGACGTTGAGCGTTGACATGCAGATGATGAACCCGATGAGGCCGATGAGGATAGGGCCAACGATGTGCCAGAACTAGAAGGGGTTGTTAGGTATTTGTGAATCTGGTACTAAGGGAAATTGGCTGGAGTGGACAAACCTTCTCCTGGTATCGATCGGAGCTCCAGGCAACGCAGAGCGAGAAAAGGCAAGAGAAAACCCATGGGGGTGCGCTCATGAGCAGAGTTGGGACATAGCCGAAACCGAGGGTTTCGGTGAGAGAGGGCTAGAGTATATAAAGTTAGACTTGCAATGTAATGACGTTTTGATGGACAAACTCACGAAGAAGGCGTTGAAAGAGAGGCCGACAACGTAAGCGGTAAAGGTGAACATCATGATGTAGATTTTGACATCCTTGAGGGCCATCCACAGGCCATCCCAGGGTCCTTGGTCCTCGGAATCAACATCAGCCTCGCCGACATCCTCAGTCATTCGGATCTGAGCGACAAGGAGTTCCTCCTCGGTGAAACCGCGGGTGTTGGTAGGCAGATCGGGGAGGATAAATGCCGAAGAGATGGCAATTGTCATCGTAGCAGCTCCCTCAACTAGTAAAGAGAGCCGGGTCAACCTACTGCGTGTGTAGTTATTAGGAAAGAAACTTACTCCAGAAGAGCCAGCGCCATGCGGCATGGCCAAGAGTGCCCTGCATGTTGGAAAGAACTCCAGCACCGACAAGGGCAGAGAAGGCATTCGAGATGAGGTTACCACAGAAAAGGATGGCATTCCGCACGGTAAGTTCTTTGCGAGTGTACCATTTGGACAAAATCATCAGAGCACCGGGCAGGAAAGCAGCCTCCACGAAGCCCAGGAAGAAACGGATAGCAACCATGCCGCTGAAGTTGGTGACAACGCCCGACAAAGTCGAGACAAGACCCCAAAGGAGCATGATGATCGAGATGTATAGAGAGGGCCGCTGGATTCggttgatgaagatgttaGACGGCACCTGCATCAGAATGTACCCGACATAGAGAATACTGAGGCAGGTGGCGTATTCGCTGTAGTTCATGTCCAGATCTTCCTGGAGACCCTTGAGACGAGCAGCGGCCATGTTGTTTCGGTCGAGGTAGTTCATGATGTAGATGAGAACGAAGATGGAGCAGCGGGCATCGAGCTTGCGCTTCATGGTCTTCTCGACCTGAGCCCGTCGTGCCGGGTCCATTCCAGCGGACGCTGTGGCAGGGGTAGACCCTTCCATTGTCTCGACGGTGGGCTTCTCGAGTTGGAGGGCATCGGAGCCGTGCTTGGATACCTCGTCCGCCATGACTTGTGTGCTTGTGGGCAGACAGGAAGGGGGGAGAAAGTGAGGGAGTGAGGGAGGTGAATTGGAAGACTTCCGGGGTTGCGAGACCCCAGACACGGGGTCCGGGGGGTGCAGGATATTTGATTGTTTCTGGAGAAGGGGTCGGTGACTTTCCGTCAAATCCCCAGTCCCCAATTCCCAACGTATCAAGCGGAGACTCGGGCCTCAACCGTGGGTACGCTACCACATGGGGAGAGACAGCCGGTACCAAGGTCGGCACGCATGGCCAATATCCGGCAGGCCTCGGGAAAGCGGTGATCCGGAAGTACTACGGTAATAAGCCATCGATGATGCACTGGAAAGTAACAGGACTCCATTTTGCGCGCGGAGCAGCCAGTATCAAAGTGGTGTGTGGGCAGCGTTGTATAAAATTGTGGAGCGGAGGGCGTGGGGGCACAGCTCGGGGGCGTGGGGGTCACCGAGTGGGATCACTCAACTTCGCAGTGCTGGACGGCGTGGGGGGGGCCGGGGACTGAGTTCTGAAATCTCTGCTGTGCTGCTGATTTGCTGCAATCCCGAATTTCGCCTGCTACCGATCCCGATAGCTCGCTCTGGGTCGGTTAGAGGAGGCCCATTCTCCGGGGCCTTCCAATCAAAGCGACGCCGTAATGTCTTCCCCGCCGAATTGCCCTGGCCGAATGTGATTCTCGGCTCAGGTTCTCTCCGGGTTTCGGACGTCCAAATCGCTACCAGCCTACCACTGCTTGTTTCTGCTCAATTATCATGGGGAAGAGAATGTTGTTGTAGTCTTGCAAGCTGGATGTCAATTACTCTGTTAGTCATAGCGCGGCCCGGGATGCCGGTATTTACCCGGTCACACCATGCCATTCATCCTCGAACTCATAAGTACAGAGTACTACAGTACTACGTAACTACAGAATATGGAAGTACTAGCATGCTTTAAATGGGGTGATCCTTCAGTCAAACCTGGAGATCGGGGGGATGTCGGTATTCATTAACTGTGGTGGTCccttatatattcttatcgCTACCCCGTAAGCGCATGCACAGTTTAAGTTCTAGAGATCAGTAGCGTTGCCTATCCATCAAAGTGACTTGGTAGAAGGTACTGATTACTGATAATCAGTAATCACTGACTAGCGTCTGTTTAACTGCGGTGATTCTTCACATGTGTCACATGTTTGTACTTTTGAAGAGCCCGTTTTCTACTACTTGCCTAGTAGTATACTTCCAGTCAGCCCGGCATTAATCCGATTTTTAATCCCATCCTTCCCAATAGTTAACCCTTCATTTACGATCACACTGCTGAATCAGTTGCCCCGAAGACAGGGATAACCGGTCCATGGTGCGGTCATCTGCGACGTTCGAGATGATTTGGTCTGCTGTTCAACCCCGCGACAGCCACTGTAACCTCGCACCacctcatcaccatccacGCTCTCCCCCCATCGACCACATGGATCTCATGAGGCTTTAATATACTATGACCGCCGCCATCAAAATGCGATCTACCTTCGGTTACCCTGGGGGCGATTCGTCGTGGAAGGCACGCCAAGCTTCGCGGCGCATTCCACCCTCTCAGCCCAGCCGACGTGGATGGTAAACAACAGGCATCCGGAACCCAAATCGAGACCCCGTGGATCAGGTCGATCAAATGCGGACTCTGGAGAGATCTTGTCATGGAGGGCGCGGTCTTGGGTTGCTCGTCCGGGGTTGACAAGCAAACGTCTGGGGATATTTTAGCTGCCTGCGCTGCTCCACCTTTTTGTCCCTCATTTAACTGCGTCATCTTGGACTTCCACCACTTGTCCATCCCAACGTTG encodes:
- a CDS encoding UTP14 family protein (BUSCO:EOG09261UPM;~COG:A;~EggNog:ENOG410PIBM;~InterPro:IPR006709;~PFAM:PF04615;~go_component: GO:0032040 - small-subunit processome [Evidence IEA];~go_process: GO:0006364 - rRNA processing [Evidence IEA]); this encodes MPRKHTQQRGPRDDQAKKRPAQNQKRKSGKILNALSIAEAQNPTRAKIRRSRLAGDDDYFKRKRNTGRDDEEGSDGPDNNKRRRMGDGEGSEIDSNAGSDGEGHQWKIGVDSDNDSELDSDEAMGSSDDERFEGFTFRGSSTSNAKPKAKAQKPKRERKLDLSEGEGESDADEDMDEDDDELGEDAIDLVAAWDMNAAEEEAGAKKAAKSKKRDESEESEEDASESEDDSDSDDEKDSSELEMSDDEAGEDGLSKLQNFVDSMDTSAASKPQKRTKSGQENLNPTEFGLAPSRKLTVADLLPSVTDARLKNSLKHVDSAVSSQKTSSGIPGKLEAPLAKRQQGRIDREAAYEKSKETLGRWIETVKANRRAEHLMFPLPDPDAQMTESLNIIQPQTGLENTIKDILVESGLADAQGKSAEDQVQEFEELQARKLPIEEIRARRAELRKHRDLMFREEVRAKRIKKIKSKSFRRVHRKEQERMEDKERQALLDAGVDLEEQDREKNERLRAEARMGNKHKESKWAKSLKQTGRTAWDEDARHSALELAQREEELRQRIEGKRVSRGGEDYLGSSSESDSEDENPWEEQNSDTEKRKLLKKLNKLEDGGAANEEAKGPHAKLLSMKFMQNAEAARKAQNDAEVRHLNRELQGEDSQSEAESEEGRRKFGVSDKKAEKDKGKKQSNRNEFEEAPGSDEEPEHDAERETEPKAKGASSTKAKTTAKATDKPRAPPQAEAAPQDESDDEEDNPWLMASSGNKRRSKTNDAQQTVDIIPDSTAPAKSNSKKPAAAAKTKAPARQNNAQEEADSEDEVPVLLKNHDLVKRAFAGDEVVQEFEQEKLDTVEDEGDKVIDETLPGWGSWTGDGVSRKEKQRQKRILTKVEGIKPEKRKDAKLSRVIINEKRIKKNNKYLANQLPHPFESKQQYERSLRIPIGPEWSTKETFQSSTKPRVMVKQGVIKPMEKPMA
- a CDS encoding uncharacterized protein (COG:G;~EggNog:ENOG410PHFT;~InterPro:IPR020846,IPR011701,IPR036259;~PFAM:PF07690;~TransMembrane:12 (i51-68o88-107i119-141o147-169i181-203o215-237i288-307o327-344i351-372o378-398i410-430o442-463i);~go_function: GO:0022857 - transmembrane transporter activity [Evidence IEA];~go_process: GO:0055085 - transmembrane transport [Evidence IEA]): MADEVSKHGSDALQLEKPTVETMEGSTPATASAGMDPARRAQVEKTMKRKLDARCSIFVLIYIMNYLDRNNMAAARLKGLQEDLDMNYSEYATCLSILYVGYILMQVPSNIFINRIQRPSLYISIIMLLWGLVSTLSGVVTNFSGMVAIRFFLGFVEAAFLPGALMILSKWYTRKELTVRNAILFCGNLISNAFSALVGAGVLSNMQGTLGHAAWRWLFWIEGAATMTIAISSAFILPDLPTNTRGFTEEELLVAQIRMTEDVGEADVDSEDQGPWDGLWMALKDVKIYIMMFTFTAYVVGLSFNAFFPSLTETLGFGYVPTLLMSAPPWVFSCLFSLCVAWSSDRYQEKFWHIVGPILIGLIGFIICMSTLNVAARYVALFLQAASYAGFIVFYSWISTSFPRPPAKRAVAIALVNAFSQLGNVAGSYVWDLTDNGYRKSYGIVTAMFGFTIIGCFVFKLVLESLNKKLAEAEVADVSAGRPVADVVVGEDADESLRMHKGFRYLT
- a CDS encoding mitochondrial 54S ribosomal protein mL41 (COG:J;~EggNog:ENOG410PSKU;~InterPro:IPR019189;~PFAM:PF09809), producing the protein MVRPSQPMMARLRLTTKQVNGGFYKGNRTGSMGYFAKNGSYVIDWKKVRTYAVPENLKDFKLTPFVTKVMAPTKSKYTHDIERNNKTFTAERALGGKDYLDIWASDNGEEVLKQEELDQEAATRQASKNHRK